One Osmerus eperlanus chromosome 16, fOsmEpe2.1, whole genome shotgun sequence DNA segment encodes these proteins:
- the LOC134036859 gene encoding tau-tubulin kinase 1-like isoform X4, whose product MEGDPEEPEEDSEESRDGSSSPRSSVLWEKVIQHSVFLDLSEDDSVHLSDLESSFDVRLSRPDSALSETSVHLSGDPELLSSESSDVSSQGERVVEGRTKSSATRPSVQRPNTAQPGTPSPRGHQDPGDTSDEDQEELPYDGDLDSRYLDPLASPEENSDAGGENSGTLQSSPNVLDLSDGPAVGGFGDTTPVLSPVESGAAERVSPAVSQGGTGSFLDPSRPTEGLPTCSSPVFEAPHPDITQLLLRHFSQDQLLLSGRLIEAETLPEVSLLESMDETLLSRAPGGSCTGRPSHVNGSAPQRSCTGRPSHVNGSAPQRSCTGRPSHVNGSAPQRSCTGRPSGGSKGSESLGQETVESHHSRVSSAAGQHQEQSSGVPRETNLAQEEVEEEEEEEKERDEDEERDECEGEEGEEEERETEEVEEEEWDEEEREGEEDEEDGGEVDEVGGQEESVEEGGIQNVPLARTRSFSELKYGQGQVHYRRPDFSKVAPKVKIPKTPSGLDKPLGQSPTPIMRALSSPGMLGMSSERRLAAVDVISRVLEDSLQPADRPHAFTHLDTQTNTSPALVHHLQAEYDKLLTKYAEAENLIDQMRLGAKPQAPSELNLELEYAGLQEQLGLRSSGSHFGSTPFPTAPPINAKTPPLSPHCPSPFAELVSAEKQNNSAEGISPAPSPVYKPSPGSAPSLAPSPAPIQVELQSDGERMTAELRDIIREFLQKVEDFRSSLRTVSITLEEQQMVFRSMVEAQDHLERGYLSRREEHRALEMQTYLGVARNTGTFDPDRLVEGEIFRVGMYLEDIKELIDRNMCEQLCPPPSSSTPPTPLLPRGGSSTPSLGTPSPPPAPSLHEGVVLQEPGLGFSPWGYKTEAREEEDQDVCGEEDLLSAASQLDSPEQSSSSLRTPHTSLDRAHIHTPEEGEEERGCGPSGGRGAGGQAGLGSSSTETQWSAGRPVGAASQDSSLLVEVSCSSQSVDTHGRSDLSSPQRIVSSETDSGFGSCESTTGLSPSKINTQRSRVLTQSNSSSGLSGSDSEGSCSQLQTTIHPADRLQTSTHPADRLQTTIHPADRLQTTIHPVDRLQTTIHPADRLQTTIHPVDRLQTTIHPADRLQTTIHPADRLQTSTHPADRLQTTIHPEDRLQTTIHPADRLQTSTQPAQSLQNSTHPVDSFLGDTRGSVQTSIQPGERHATLTPPTDSGAEPLHSVQLRLHGNARYQADPCPSHSVAMDTLQPEGLSPACPCHSEALVSLQQQVSRLQRDLEEGLTQLPQLSQRMDLLSSHHRQDRGSRSRPRPHPRPPAHSVWRSAGSRTPTLARDPGPVSTLLKVDDWISSDMDPSRSRGTQQHCTNSDSGRSGTLQYLGSPPGGRRGSPDPHTSTSPGKPQSEKHSSRGSEGNLTVRNPDLPLSNPSPSPSPGPSPNPILCKQGLSYSNLYRAQLSAVLDAEMENLFSKGRFSLQKPLLQVNYGSSCSLPAGFKVREPMLQSGSVQRKRSAQSDTALLPSNVYFQLHPALPPSRTGSRTSRHRGSKVSLQKVSRHRGSKEEEINRKLDQAIEAARSMKKATDRMARSLSADLAKSQLHRKLHGRKHITS is encoded by the exons ATGGAGGGAGACCCagaggagccagaggaggacAGCGAGGAGAGCCGGGACGGGTCTtcctcccctcgctcctccgTCCTGTGGGAGAAGGTGATCCAGCACAGCGTGTTCCTGGACCTGAGCGAGGACGACAGCGTCCACCTCAGTGACCTGGAGAGCTCCTTCGACGTGCGTCTCTCCCGGCCAGACTCGGCTCTCTCCGAGACCAGCGTCCACCTCAGCG GGGATCCTGAGCTGTTGTCGTCTGAGAGCAGTGATGTCAGCAGCCAAGGCGAGCGCGTGGTGGAGGGCCGTACGAAGAGCAGCGCCACGCGTCCGTCCGTCCAGAGACCCAACACCGCCCAGCCCGGGACGCCTTCACCCCGCGGGCACCAGGACCCAGGGGACACCAGCGACGAGGACCAGGAAGAGCTTCCCTACGACGGGGACCTGGACAGCCGCTACCTCGACCCCCTAGCTTCACCTGAGGAGAATTCAGACGCCGGCGGCGAAAATTCCGGAACCCTCCAGTCCAGTCCCAACGTTCTAGATCTTTCCGACGGTCCTGCGGTTGGTGGGTTTGGAGATACcacccctgttctctctccggTTGAGAGCGGAGCTGCAGAGCGGGTGTCTCCCGCTGTAAGCCAGGGTGGGACAGGAAGCTTCCTGGACCCCAGCAGGCCGACGGAGGGGCTGCCTACCTGCAGCAGTCCTGTGTTCGAAGCCCCACATCCAGACATCACCCAGCTGCTCCTACGTCACTTCTCCCAGGACCAGCTGCTTCTCTCGGGCAGACTAATCGAGGCAGAGACCCTGCCGGAGGTGTCCCTGCTGGAGAGCATGGACGAAACCTTGCTTAGCAGGGCCCCAGGAGGCAGCTGCACAGGGAGGCCCTCTCATGTTAATGGGTCAGCCCCACAGCGCAGCTGCACAGGGAGGCCCTCTCATGTTAATGGGTCAGCCCCACAGCGCAGCTGCACAGGGAGGCCCTCTCATGTTAATGGGTCAGCCCCACAGCGCAGCTGCACAGGGAGGCCCAGTGGTGGCTCAaagggatcagagagtctgggaCAGGAGACTGTGGAGTCTCACCATAGTCGCGTGTCGTCCGCTGCTGGGCAACACCAGGAGCAGAGTAGTGGAGTTCCCAGAGAGACCAACCTGGcccaggaagaggtggaggaggaggaagaggaggaaaaagagagggatgaagatgaagagagggatgaatgtgagggggaagaaggggaagaggaagaaagagagacagaggaggtggaggaagaggagtgggacgaggaggaaagggaaggtgaggaggatgaggaagatggaggagaggtggatgaggtaggaggacaagaagaatcagtagaggagggagggatccaGAATGTTCCCCTGGCGAGGACCAGGTCGTTCTCTGAGCTGAAGTACGGTCAGGGTCAGGTCCATTACCGGCGCCCAGACTTCTCCAAGGTCGCCCCCAAGGTCAAGATCCCCAAGACCCCCAGCGGCCTGGACAAACCCCTCGGCCAATCACCGACCCCTATCATGCGGGCCCTGTCCTCGCCGGGCATGCTGGGTATGTCGTCGGAGAGGCGCCTGGCGGCGGTGGACGTGATCAGCAGGGTGCTGGAGGACTCGCTGCAGCCCGCAGACAGACCCCACGCcttcacacacctggacacacagacaaacaccagCCCGGCGCTGGTGCACCACCTGCAG GCTGAATATGACAAGCTACTGACTAAATACGCAGAGGCTGAGAACCTCATTGATCAGATGAGGCTGGGTGCAAAG CCTCAGGCACCCTCAGAGCTTAATCTGGAGTTGGAGTACGCTGGTCTGCAGGAGCAACTAGGTTTACGAAGCAGTGGAAGCCATTTTGGATCAACGCCCTTCCCCACGGCCCCTCCCATAAACGCCAAgactccgcctctctctccacactgcccctccccctttgCAG AACTAGTCAGTGCAGAGAAGCAGAACAACAGTGCTGAGGGGATtagccctgcccccagccccgtcTACAAACCCTCCCCAGGCTCTGCCCCCAGCCTCGCCCCTAGCCCCGCCCCCATACAGGTGGAGCTGCAGAGTGATGGGGAGAGGATGACCGCTGAGCTCCGTGACATCATCAGAGAGTTCCTGCAGAAG GTTGAGGacttcagatcaagcctcagGACTGTGTCTATAACCCTGGAGGAACAGCAGATG gtgtTCCGCAGCATGGTGGAGGCTCAGGACCACCTGGAGAGGGGGTAcctgagcaggagggaggagcatcGGGCCCTGGAGATGCAGACCTACCTGGGCGTGGCACGGAACACGGGCACCTTTGACCCagacag actggtggagggggagatatTTAGGGTAGGGATGTACCTGGAGGACATTAAGGAGCTGATAGACAGGAACATGTGTGAGCAGCTCTGcccacccccctcatcctccaccccccccacccctctgctccccagGGGGGGGTCCAGCACCCCCTCCCTGGGtacaccctcacctcctccagcacCATCCCTGCATGAG GGCGTCGTGTTACAGGAGCCAGGCCTTGGTTTTTCTCCATGGGGTTACAAGACCgaggcgagggaggaggaggaccaggacgTCTGTGGAGAGGAAGACCTTCTCTCGGCAGCTTCTCAGCTGGACAGCCCTgagcagagcagcagcagtCTGAG gaccccacacacctccctggaCAGAGCCCACATCCACACCcccgaggagggagaggaggagaggggctgcgggccgtctggagggagaggggctggtGGTCAGGCTGGACTCggctcctcctccacagagacGCAGTGGAGCGCtggcag GCCGGTTGGAGCTGCATCTCAGGACAGCAGCCTGCTGGTGGAGGTCTCCTGCTCCTCACAGAGCGTTGACACACACGGCCGCTCAGACCTCAGCTCTCCACAG AGGATAGTGAGTTCGGAGACTGACAGCGGTTTTGGAAGTTGTGAGTCGACCACAGGGCTGTCCCCCTCGAAGATAAACACTCAGAgatccag GGTGCTGACCCAGAGCAACAGCAGCTCTGGTCTGAGTGGGTCAGACAGCGAGGGCTCCTGTTCCCAGCTGCAGACAACCATCCACCCTGCAGACCGCCTACAGACCTCCACGCACCCTGCAGACCGTCTACAGACCACCATCCACCCTGCAGACCGTCTACAGACCACCATCCACCCTGTAGACCGTCTACAGACGACCATCCACCCTGCAGACCGCCTACAGACCACCATCCACCCTGTAGACCGCCTACAGACCACCATCCACCCTGCAGACCGCCTACAGACCACCATCCACCCTGCAGACCGCCTACAGACCTCCACGCACCCTGCAGACCGTCTACAGACCACCATCCACCCTGAAGACCGCCTACAGACCACCATCCACCCTGCAGACCGCCTACAGACCTCCACCCAGCCTGCCCAGAGTCTACAGAACTCCACCCACCCTGTAGATAGCTTTCTTGGGGACACAAGGGGCAGTGTACAGACCTCCATTCAGCCTGGGGAGAGGCAcgccaccctgaccccacccacaGACTCAGGGGCAGAGCCTCTCCATTCAGTCCAGCTGCGTCTCCACGGCAACGCCCGGTACCAGGCGGATCCCTGCCCGAGTCACAGCGTCGCCATGGATACGCTGCAGCCAGAAGGCCTCTCCCCCGCCTGCCCCTGTCACAG cgagGCCCTGGTGTCTCTGCAGCAGCAGGTGTCCAGGCTGCAGagggacctggaggagggactaacccagctccctcagctcagccAGAGGAtggacctcctctcctcccaccaccgGCAGGACCGGGGCTCCAGGAGCCGGCCCCGGCCTCACCCCAGGCCACCTGCACACAG tgtgtggaggtctgcAGGCAGCAGGACACCCACCCTGGCCCGAGACCCAGGCCCTGTCTCCACCCTGCTGAAGGTAGACGACTGGATCTCCTCAGACATGGACCCCAGCAGGAGCAGAGGTACACAACAACACT GTACCAACAGTGACTCTGGGCGCTCAGGGACCCTGCAGTACCTCGgctcaccaccagggggcaggagagggagcccagacccacacacctccaccagcccGGGGAAACCCCAGAGCGAGAAGCACTCCAGCAGAG GTTCGGAGGGTAACCTGACTGTGAGGAACCCAGATCTTCCCCTCTCcaaccccagtcccagccctagTCCTGGTCCAAGTCCCAATCCAATACTATGCAAACAGGGACTGTCCTACAGCAACCTCTACAGGGCTCAGC TATCGGCAGTTCTGGACGCAGAGATGGAGAACCTGTTCTCCAAGGGGAGGTTCTCTCTGCAGAAGCCTCTGTTGCAGGTCAACTATGGAtcctcctgcagcctgcctgctGG cttCAAGGTGAGGGAGCCTATGCTGCAGTCTGGGTCTGTCCAGCGGAAGCGCTCAGCCCAGTCGGACACGGCGCTCCTGCCCAGCAACGTGTACTTCCAGCTCCATCCAGCTCTGCCCCCCTCCAGGACCGGGAGCAGGACCAGCCGGCACAGGGGCAGCAAGGTGAGCTTGCAGAAGGTCAGCCGGCACAGGGGCAGCAAG gaggaggagatcaaCAGGAAGCTGGACCAGGCCATCGAGGCGGCTCGCAGCATGAAGAAGGCCACTGATAGGATGGCCAGGAGTCTGTCAGCTGACCTGGCCAAGTCCCAGCTACACAGGAAGTTACACGGCAGGAAACACATCACCTCATAA
- the LOC134036859 gene encoding tau-tubulin kinase 1-like isoform X1: MEGDPEEPEEDSEESRDGSSSPRSSVLWEKVIQHSVFLDLSEDDSVHLSDLESSFDVRLSRPDSALSETSVHLSGDPELLSSESSDVSSQGERVVEGRTKSSATRPSVQRPNTAQPGTPSPRGHQDPGDTSDEDQEELPYDGDLDSRYLDPLASPEENSDAGGENSGTLQSSPNVLDLSDGPAVGGFGDTTPVLSPVESGAAERVSPAVSQGGTGSFLDPSRPTEGLPTCSSPVFEAPHPDITQLLLRHFSQDQLLLSGRLIEAETLPEVSLLESMDETLLSRAPGGSCTGRPSHVNGSAPQRSCTGRPSHVNGSAPQRSCTGRPSHVNGSAPQRSCTGRPSGGSKGSESLGQETVESHHSRVSSAAGQHQEQSSGVPRETNLAQEEVEEEEEEEKERDEDEERDECEGEEGEEEERETEEVEEEEWDEEEREGEEDEEDGGEVDEVGGQEESVEEGGIQNVPLARTRSFSELKYGQGQVHYRRPDFSKVAPKVKIPKTPSGLDKPLGQSPTPIMRALSSPGMLGMSSERRLAAVDVISRVLEDSLQPADRPHAFTHLDTQTNTSPALVHHLQAEYDKLLTKYAEAENLIDQMRLGAKPQAPSELNLELEYAGLQEQLGLRSSGSHFGSTPFPTAPPINAKTPPLSPHCPSPFAELVSAEKQNNSAEGISPAPSPVYKPSPGSAPSLAPSPAPIQVELQSDGERMTAELRDIIREFLQKVEDFRSSLRTVSITLEEQQMVFRSMVEAQDHLERGYLSRREEHRALEMQTYLGVARNTGTFDPDRLVEGEIFRVGMYLEDIKELIDRNMCEQLCPPPSSSTPPTPLLPRGGSSTPSLGTPSPPPAPSLHEGVVLQEPGLGFSPWGYKTEAREEEDQDVCGEEDLLSAASQLDSPEQSSSSLRTPHTSLDRAHIHTPEEGEEERGCGPSGGRGAGGQAGLGSSSTETQWSAGRTISTVLLLCRPVGAASQDSSLLVEVSCSSQSVDTHGRSDLSSPQRIVSSETDSGFGSCESTTGLSPSKINTQRSRVLTQSNSSSGLSGSDSEGSCSQLQTTIHPADRLQTSTHPADRLQTTIHPADRLQTTIHPVDRLQTTIHPADRLQTTIHPVDRLQTTIHPADRLQTTIHPADRLQTSTHPADRLQTTIHPEDRLQTTIHPADRLQTSTQPAQSLQNSTHPVDSFLGDTRGSVQTSIQPGERHATLTPPTDSGAEPLHSVQLRLHGNARYQADPCPSHSVAMDTLQPEGLSPACPCHSEALVSLQQQVSRLQRDLEEGLTQLPQLSQRMDLLSSHHRQDRGSRSRPRPHPRPPAHSVWRSAGSRTPTLARDPGPVSTLLKVDDWISSDMDPSRSRGTQQHCTNSDSGRSGTLQYLGSPPGGRRGSPDPHTSTSPGKPQSEKHSSRGSEGNLTVRNPDLPLSNPSPSPSPGPSPNPILCKQGLSYSNLYRAQLSAVLDAEMENLFSKGRFSLQKPLLQVNYGSSCSLPAGFKVREPMLQSGSVQRKRSAQSDTALLPSNVYFQLHPALPPSRTGSRTSRHRGSKVSLQKVSRHRGSKEEEINRKLDQAIEAARSMKKATDRMARSLSADLAKSQLHRKLHGRKHITS, translated from the exons ATGGAGGGAGACCCagaggagccagaggaggacAGCGAGGAGAGCCGGGACGGGTCTtcctcccctcgctcctccgTCCTGTGGGAGAAGGTGATCCAGCACAGCGTGTTCCTGGACCTGAGCGAGGACGACAGCGTCCACCTCAGTGACCTGGAGAGCTCCTTCGACGTGCGTCTCTCCCGGCCAGACTCGGCTCTCTCCGAGACCAGCGTCCACCTCAGCG GGGATCCTGAGCTGTTGTCGTCTGAGAGCAGTGATGTCAGCAGCCAAGGCGAGCGCGTGGTGGAGGGCCGTACGAAGAGCAGCGCCACGCGTCCGTCCGTCCAGAGACCCAACACCGCCCAGCCCGGGACGCCTTCACCCCGCGGGCACCAGGACCCAGGGGACACCAGCGACGAGGACCAGGAAGAGCTTCCCTACGACGGGGACCTGGACAGCCGCTACCTCGACCCCCTAGCTTCACCTGAGGAGAATTCAGACGCCGGCGGCGAAAATTCCGGAACCCTCCAGTCCAGTCCCAACGTTCTAGATCTTTCCGACGGTCCTGCGGTTGGTGGGTTTGGAGATACcacccctgttctctctccggTTGAGAGCGGAGCTGCAGAGCGGGTGTCTCCCGCTGTAAGCCAGGGTGGGACAGGAAGCTTCCTGGACCCCAGCAGGCCGACGGAGGGGCTGCCTACCTGCAGCAGTCCTGTGTTCGAAGCCCCACATCCAGACATCACCCAGCTGCTCCTACGTCACTTCTCCCAGGACCAGCTGCTTCTCTCGGGCAGACTAATCGAGGCAGAGACCCTGCCGGAGGTGTCCCTGCTGGAGAGCATGGACGAAACCTTGCTTAGCAGGGCCCCAGGAGGCAGCTGCACAGGGAGGCCCTCTCATGTTAATGGGTCAGCCCCACAGCGCAGCTGCACAGGGAGGCCCTCTCATGTTAATGGGTCAGCCCCACAGCGCAGCTGCACAGGGAGGCCCTCTCATGTTAATGGGTCAGCCCCACAGCGCAGCTGCACAGGGAGGCCCAGTGGTGGCTCAaagggatcagagagtctgggaCAGGAGACTGTGGAGTCTCACCATAGTCGCGTGTCGTCCGCTGCTGGGCAACACCAGGAGCAGAGTAGTGGAGTTCCCAGAGAGACCAACCTGGcccaggaagaggtggaggaggaggaagaggaggaaaaagagagggatgaagatgaagagagggatgaatgtgagggggaagaaggggaagaggaagaaagagagacagaggaggtggaggaagaggagtgggacgaggaggaaagggaaggtgaggaggatgaggaagatggaggagaggtggatgaggtaggaggacaagaagaatcagtagaggagggagggatccaGAATGTTCCCCTGGCGAGGACCAGGTCGTTCTCTGAGCTGAAGTACGGTCAGGGTCAGGTCCATTACCGGCGCCCAGACTTCTCCAAGGTCGCCCCCAAGGTCAAGATCCCCAAGACCCCCAGCGGCCTGGACAAACCCCTCGGCCAATCACCGACCCCTATCATGCGGGCCCTGTCCTCGCCGGGCATGCTGGGTATGTCGTCGGAGAGGCGCCTGGCGGCGGTGGACGTGATCAGCAGGGTGCTGGAGGACTCGCTGCAGCCCGCAGACAGACCCCACGCcttcacacacctggacacacagacaaacaccagCCCGGCGCTGGTGCACCACCTGCAG GCTGAATATGACAAGCTACTGACTAAATACGCAGAGGCTGAGAACCTCATTGATCAGATGAGGCTGGGTGCAAAG CCTCAGGCACCCTCAGAGCTTAATCTGGAGTTGGAGTACGCTGGTCTGCAGGAGCAACTAGGTTTACGAAGCAGTGGAAGCCATTTTGGATCAACGCCCTTCCCCACGGCCCCTCCCATAAACGCCAAgactccgcctctctctccacactgcccctccccctttgCAG AACTAGTCAGTGCAGAGAAGCAGAACAACAGTGCTGAGGGGATtagccctgcccccagccccgtcTACAAACCCTCCCCAGGCTCTGCCCCCAGCCTCGCCCCTAGCCCCGCCCCCATACAGGTGGAGCTGCAGAGTGATGGGGAGAGGATGACCGCTGAGCTCCGTGACATCATCAGAGAGTTCCTGCAGAAG GTTGAGGacttcagatcaagcctcagGACTGTGTCTATAACCCTGGAGGAACAGCAGATG gtgtTCCGCAGCATGGTGGAGGCTCAGGACCACCTGGAGAGGGGGTAcctgagcaggagggaggagcatcGGGCCCTGGAGATGCAGACCTACCTGGGCGTGGCACGGAACACGGGCACCTTTGACCCagacag actggtggagggggagatatTTAGGGTAGGGATGTACCTGGAGGACATTAAGGAGCTGATAGACAGGAACATGTGTGAGCAGCTCTGcccacccccctcatcctccaccccccccacccctctgctccccagGGGGGGGTCCAGCACCCCCTCCCTGGGtacaccctcacctcctccagcacCATCCCTGCATGAG GGCGTCGTGTTACAGGAGCCAGGCCTTGGTTTTTCTCCATGGGGTTACAAGACCgaggcgagggaggaggaggaccaggacgTCTGTGGAGAGGAAGACCTTCTCTCGGCAGCTTCTCAGCTGGACAGCCCTgagcagagcagcagcagtCTGAG gaccccacacacctccctggaCAGAGCCCACATCCACACCcccgaggagggagaggaggagaggggctgcgggccgtctggagggagaggggctggtGGTCAGGCTGGACTCggctcctcctccacagagacGCAGTGGAGCGCtggcag GACCATCTCCACGGTGTTGCTCCTGTGCAGGCCGGTTGGAGCTGCATCTCAGGACAGCAGCCTGCTGGTGGAGGTCTCCTGCTCCTCACAGAGCGTTGACACACACGGCCGCTCAGACCTCAGCTCTCCACAG AGGATAGTGAGTTCGGAGACTGACAGCGGTTTTGGAAGTTGTGAGTCGACCACAGGGCTGTCCCCCTCGAAGATAAACACTCAGAgatccag GGTGCTGACCCAGAGCAACAGCAGCTCTGGTCTGAGTGGGTCAGACAGCGAGGGCTCCTGTTCCCAGCTGCAGACAACCATCCACCCTGCAGACCGCCTACAGACCTCCACGCACCCTGCAGACCGTCTACAGACCACCATCCACCCTGCAGACCGTCTACAGACCACCATCCACCCTGTAGACCGTCTACAGACGACCATCCACCCTGCAGACCGCCTACAGACCACCATCCACCCTGTAGACCGCCTACAGACCACCATCCACCCTGCAGACCGCCTACAGACCACCATCCACCCTGCAGACCGCCTACAGACCTCCACGCACCCTGCAGACCGTCTACAGACCACCATCCACCCTGAAGACCGCCTACAGACCACCATCCACCCTGCAGACCGCCTACAGACCTCCACCCAGCCTGCCCAGAGTCTACAGAACTCCACCCACCCTGTAGATAGCTTTCTTGGGGACACAAGGGGCAGTGTACAGACCTCCATTCAGCCTGGGGAGAGGCAcgccaccctgaccccacccacaGACTCAGGGGCAGAGCCTCTCCATTCAGTCCAGCTGCGTCTCCACGGCAACGCCCGGTACCAGGCGGATCCCTGCCCGAGTCACAGCGTCGCCATGGATACGCTGCAGCCAGAAGGCCTCTCCCCCGCCTGCCCCTGTCACAG cgagGCCCTGGTGTCTCTGCAGCAGCAGGTGTCCAGGCTGCAGagggacctggaggagggactaacccagctccctcagctcagccAGAGGAtggacctcctctcctcccaccaccgGCAGGACCGGGGCTCCAGGAGCCGGCCCCGGCCTCACCCCAGGCCACCTGCACACAG tgtgtggaggtctgcAGGCAGCAGGACACCCACCCTGGCCCGAGACCCAGGCCCTGTCTCCACCCTGCTGAAGGTAGACGACTGGATCTCCTCAGACATGGACCCCAGCAGGAGCAGAGGTACACAACAACACT GTACCAACAGTGACTCTGGGCGCTCAGGGACCCTGCAGTACCTCGgctcaccaccagggggcaggagagggagcccagacccacacacctccaccagcccGGGGAAACCCCAGAGCGAGAAGCACTCCAGCAGAG GTTCGGAGGGTAACCTGACTGTGAGGAACCCAGATCTTCCCCTCTCcaaccccagtcccagccctagTCCTGGTCCAAGTCCCAATCCAATACTATGCAAACAGGGACTGTCCTACAGCAACCTCTACAGGGCTCAGC TATCGGCAGTTCTGGACGCAGAGATGGAGAACCTGTTCTCCAAGGGGAGGTTCTCTCTGCAGAAGCCTCTGTTGCAGGTCAACTATGGAtcctcctgcagcctgcctgctGG cttCAAGGTGAGGGAGCCTATGCTGCAGTCTGGGTCTGTCCAGCGGAAGCGCTCAGCCCAGTCGGACACGGCGCTCCTGCCCAGCAACGTGTACTTCCAGCTCCATCCAGCTCTGCCCCCCTCCAGGACCGGGAGCAGGACCAGCCGGCACAGGGGCAGCAAGGTGAGCTTGCAGAAGGTCAGCCGGCACAGGGGCAGCAAG gaggaggagatcaaCAGGAAGCTGGACCAGGCCATCGAGGCGGCTCGCAGCATGAAGAAGGCCACTGATAGGATGGCCAGGAGTCTGTCAGCTGACCTGGCCAAGTCCCAGCTACACAGGAAGTTACACGGCAGGAAACACATCACCTCATAA